The proteins below come from a single Solea solea chromosome 6, fSolSol10.1, whole genome shotgun sequence genomic window:
- the LOC131460891 gene encoding PAK4-inhibitor inka2-like, with protein sequence MKRKEMLCFRDSGECLRGHMQYMMRSLQDLKQLRRTCPAPRCPLAPIGNRLPELSRHAAVARACQQRALQREHRTRLRMSNASTVSTYDSACCLASHLEEEEEEDDDDSSGLGLSLRLDLGSPSSQKSLEFDSGYSEASWQDEGVVLRRTRNVRVSSSACLRTNRAPSGRVRPKSTSDACLERWTSLEAGDPEDWTNSLLTRGRNRQPLVLGDNSFADLIQNWMDLPDCPEASNLKTSSRSRPGKGFFVNVRRKLAGLSKSVEERVRMRSTDAAHAVHRTANASKRLSCPVVASQPKVPFFHQSHSGINELDTDFYRFAALLKSGSRQPIICKDILGYV encoded by the coding sequence CTTTGCTTCCGTGACTCAGGAGAGTGTTTACGGGGTCACATGCAGTACATGATGCGGTCTCTGCAGGACCTGAAGCAGCTGCGGAGGACATGCCCCGCCCCCCGGTGCCCGCTCGCTCCCATCGGCAACCGACTCCCAGAGCTGTCGCGTCACGCTGCAGTGGCGCGCGCCTGCCAGCAGCGGGCGCTGCAGCGCGAGCACCGCACGCGCCTGCGCATGTCCAACGCCAGCACGGTCAGCACCTACGACTCCGCCTGCTGCCTGGCGAGTCacctggaggaagaggaggaggaggatgacgacgACTCGAGTGGACTGGGTCTGAGCCTCAGACTGGACCTGGGTTCTCCCAGCAGTCAGAAGAGTCTGGAGTTCGATTCGGGCTACTCTGAGGCGTCGTGGCAGGACGAAGGAGTCGTCCTGAGGAGGACGAGGAACGTGCGGGTGTCGTCTTCGGCGTGCCTGCGCACAAACCGAGCGCCGAGTGGTCGCGTCAGACCCAAGTCCACGTCCGACGCCTGTCTGGAAAGGTGGACGTCGTTGGAGGCCGGAGACCCGGAAGACTGGACCAACTCTTTACTGACGAGAGGACGCAACCGCCAGCCTCTGGTTCTGGGAGACAACAGTTTCGCCGACCTCATTCAGAACTGGATGGACCTGCCAGATTGTCCCGAGGCCTCCAACCTGAAGACGAGCTCGAGGAGCAGACCGGGCAAAGGTTTCTTTGTCAACGTGAGGAGGAAACTGGCCGGATTGTCCAAGAGCGTGGAGGAGCGAGTGAGGATGAGATCCACAGACGCCGCTCACGCTGTCCACAGAACTGCAAACGCGTCCAAGCGTCTGTCGTGTCCGGTCGTGGCGTCGCAGCCTAAAGTTCCCTTTTTCCACCAGTCGCACTCGGGCATCAATGAGCTGGACACAGACTTTTACCGCTTCGCTGCTCTCTTGAAGTCGGGCAGCCGACAGCCCATAATCTGCAAGGACATCCTGGGCTACGTCTGA